One Hevea brasiliensis isolate MT/VB/25A 57/8 chromosome 6, ASM3005281v1, whole genome shotgun sequence genomic window, ttgactgattttaatttaatgtaatattgattttgattaatcttattttaatttaatttcaattcagTTTCGATTTTGATCCTAACTCATAATTAGTCTTagattcaaaattttataatccCAAAAAGAATTGTAATActcttattaattaataatataacttTTTTGATGAATTTAATTTACACATACCTTCCAATCCAAACCATTACTTATCTACTCATTTCTTTCatctaatttaatatttcttacaaAACTTAATGATTTTCAACCAAAATTATTCCTCCTAGAATTTTCCAATTTTTGAAGTTTTATGAAGAAAAATTAATGTGTATAATATTTAATTAGGGATGATAATAACTTTATATATAATAACTTTGGTTGATCCTAATTCTATTTTAGGATAATTAAGATAAtaggaatttttttttctcttttgtaAACTTTTTAATGTTAATACAGCCAGACTTCATTTATTTcgtgaaaattaatttatatataaaattataaaaatattttttaaaaatattttttattatttaattataatgttaaactaatgatatatttttttcacatctcaataaaattatcaaaatttaaaaaattacaaattattttatttttaaaaaattttatttttttaaaaataaattaattttttcaattaaaaaaatattttttattaactatTTTTTAAGTGCTTCAAATatcaaaaaatatgaaaaaaaatgtAACACTTTTATGAAATAAACATagccttaatttattttaatgaatTTGGCCCCTAATTTCatataaaaaatacataaaaatttaacaattacCAAAACAAGGAAAGAATgtactaaaaataaaataaaataaaagatttttctatgattgtaaaaaaaaaaatatgtatttATTTTTACCCTACCAAACTTCCGAAACAGGCCAGCAATACGTACAAGCCGACCCCAAAATCGCCAACTCATCCACTTTACCTTCCAAAAAAAAATCTCTATGAAAACCTCAAAGAGAATGTACAGTTCACTGTCCAATAACTAATTGCCTTGGAGATCACGCGCTTCACAGAAGCGTAAGAATAAACCATCGAACATCCCAATGGCCCTCTTAACTATGGTTTTTTAATCCGACAATTATGCATGCGATTTTTTAAACTATGGTCAAGCTCTGTTTGTCCAGTTCCAGTTTTGGGTTCATGAGCATTAAAAAAATCGCGATATTTTAGCCGTTATATCATAACACgacattatttaaaaaaataaatttaacagaTAATAAATTCCCTAGTTCAATAAATTAAGACTTTATTCAGTCTGTGGGCATTCCAGATTTCTTTATTTGTTTCCTTTCTGTTtgtgcagagagagagagagagagagagagagagagttggagTTTGTGAGATCTGAACGAAACAAACACaaacaaaaaacaaaaatttGAGGGTGATCTTTAAAAAAAGGGTGAGAAGGAGAAAAGGGTAGCTTTTGTTTTGGAGTTTAGTGAAATgggtgtgatttaaaatttgaggTTAGTTGGAGAGTAATTTGGTGGATTGAAGCTGCTGCAAAGTATTTGATCGCCGATTAATGTCCCTGTGTCTGTCTCTGCATGGAAATGTACCGTCACGTAGTTCAAAATTTCTGCCTTTTTTAagtgaagaggaagaagaagaggaagagaggagATTAGACAAGTCAGAACAGCTTTTTCCTGGCCCAAAACAGGAATAGGGTTTTCTTGAGTGAAAAAGAATTGAGAAATTTCAGGTCTCAAAATCTTATTAATTGAAAGTTTATATAGAGGGATTTAGTGTTTTGGCAGTAAATGTTGATACTTCAGTCCATATAGAGGCAGGCTTTCACTGAGAGtagcaaataaagaaagaatcagtGTTTTCTCTTTTGCTCTGTTTGTCTGGTTCAGTGTGTTTTTCCTTTAACTTAACAGGTAAAGATGTAATGATAAAGATTCTGTTCCTTGGTTAATGAAGTGTGGTTTtattcttattcttcttcttcttcctttaattttaatttagattttgatTTCATTTTCATTTTGTAGCATTTCAAGAGCACTCTTCACCACCATCAAGTCCTCCGCCGCCAGAAGCAATGAAAGAGCTGGAGAAGAGCTTGGATCCACAGTTATGGCATGCCTGCGCAGGAAGCATGGTACAGATCCCTCCCGTGAACTCCAGAGTCTTCTACTTTCCTCAAGGCCACGCTGAGCACTCCCAGTCTATGGTCGATTTCTCCTCCTCCCCGCGAATCCCGGCTCTTGTACTCTGCCGCTTGGCCGCCGTCCAGTACCTAGCCGACTTAGAAACCGATGAAGTCTACGCCAAGATTAGCATCGTCCCATTGCCAAACAACGAGTTTGATTTCGGAGAAGAAATGGGTATATGCGATAATAATAATGGCAATAATACAGAGAAGCCTGCTTCTTTCGCAAAAACTCTAACCCAATCTGACGCTAATAATGGTGGGGGTTTCTCTGTACCAAGGTACTGTGCTGAGACTATATTTCCCCGGTTGGATTACTCAGCAGATCCTCCTGTGCAGACGGTTGTTGCCAAGGATGTTCATGGGGAGATGTGGAAGTTCAGGCACATTTATAGAGGGACGCCGAGAAGGCATTTGTTGACTACTGGGTGGAGCACGTTTGTTAACCAGAAGAAATTGGTTGCTGGGGATTCAATTGTGTTCCTGAGAGCTGAAAATGGCGATCTCTGCGTCGGAATTCGCCGCGCCAAGCGGGGAATTGGGATTGGAAATGGGATTGAATCGTCGTCACCTTCCTCTGGATGGACTGCAAATGCGAGTTGTGTTAACCCATATAgtggattttctctttttctgaaAGAAGATGAGAATAAAGGAATGCGAAATGGGGGACTACGAGGCAGGGGAAGAGTAAGGCCTGAAGAGGTTTTGGAGGCGGTGGCGCATGCAGCCAACGGTCAGCCGTTTGAGGTTGTTTATTACCCTCGGGCAAGCACACCGGAGTTTTGCGTTAAGGCGTCTTCGGTGAGGGCTGCAATGAGGATCCAATGGTGCTCTGGAATGAGGTTCAAGATGGCCTTCGAGACGGAGGATTCTTCACGGATTAGCTGGTTCATGGGGACTGTGGCCTCTGTTCAGGTTTTTGATCCCATCCGGTGGCCTAATTCTCCTTGGCGGCTTCTCCAGGTTCTACACTTCACTTTATTACCAATGCTTCCTGTAACTCCTATTGCTCAATTTAGCCTTTGTCTAGTGTTTTTCTAGTTGTTGATATTTTGGATTATTCGAGTCTCTAATTTGTTAAAC contains:
- the LOC110642710 gene encoding auxin response factor 10; the protein is MKELEKSLDPQLWHACAGSMVQIPPVNSRVFYFPQGHAEHSQSMVDFSSSPRIPALVLCRLAAVQYLADLETDEVYAKISIVPLPNNEFDFGEEMGICDNNNGNNTEKPASFAKTLTQSDANNGGGFSVPRYCAETIFPRLDYSADPPVQTVVAKDVHGEMWKFRHIYRGTPRRHLLTTGWSTFVNQKKLVAGDSIVFLRAENGDLCVGIRRAKRGIGIGNGIESSSPSSGWTANASCVNPYSGFSLFLKEDENKGMRNGGLRGRGRVRPEEVLEAVAHAANGQPFEVVYYPRASTPEFCVKASSVRAAMRIQWCSGMRFKMAFETEDSSRISWFMGTVASVQVFDPIRWPNSPWRLLQVTWDEPDLLQNVKCVSPWLVELVSNMPVIHLSPFSPPRKKLRLPQHLDFPLDSQFQWPSFSGNPLGPSSPLCCLSDNTPAGIQGARHAQFGISLSDLQLNNKLQSGLFLSGLQRFNSHSRISESFMKGHTNSDENLSCLLTMGSSNTNSEKSDNVKRHQFLLFGQPILTEQQISHSCSTDAVSQVLSGKFSSDESPEKSKSHDVLGCASEKQKSVEKSASTGLSWQSLHTTETGLDAGQCKVFLESEDVGRTLDLSVLGSYEELHGRLANMFGIERSDMFGHVLYRDATGSVKQMGDEPFSVFVKTAKRLTIPMKPTNSDNIGRPWITGMRSAENGLEASNKTGPLSIFA